One genomic segment of Thalassospiraceae bacterium LMO-SO8 includes these proteins:
- a CDS encoding ABC transporter permease, whose translation MQKISNIYRLGVKELFSLMRDPVLMGLIFYTFTFAIYTVANGVQTELHNASIAIVDEDRTGLSNRITGAFLPPYFKTPEVIDLHAVDAGMDAGRYTFVLDIPPGFEADVLAGRGPAIQLNVDATAMTIAGNGATYISSIINAELLKFVSRSGGVAALPVDLQTRAKYNPNLNSSWFMAVMQIINNLTILAIILSGAAVIREREHGTLEHLLVMPVASGEIMLAKIWANGLVIVLAAVLSLHFVVQGLLGVPIVGSVILFALGSAVYLFAVTAMGITLSTVATTMPQFGLLSIPVFVVMNLLSGGVTPLESMPPALQTAVQVLPSTHFIKFAQAVLYRGAGIEIVWPELLMTAGIGGAFFAFGLARFRATLAAAR comes from the coding sequence ATGCAGAAGATTTCCAACATCTATCGGCTGGGCGTGAAGGAACTGTTCAGCCTGATGCGCGATCCGGTCCTGATGGGGCTGATCTTCTATACCTTCACCTTCGCCATCTACACCGTCGCCAACGGGGTGCAGACGGAATTGCACAATGCCTCCATCGCCATTGTCGACGAGGACCGCACGGGCTTGTCAAACCGCATCACAGGCGCCTTCCTGCCGCCCTACTTCAAAACGCCCGAGGTGATCGATCTGCATGCGGTTGACGCGGGCATGGATGCCGGCCGGTACACATTCGTGCTGGATATCCCCCCGGGATTCGAGGCGGACGTGCTGGCCGGGCGGGGGCCGGCGATTCAGCTGAACGTCGACGCGACGGCGATGACGATTGCGGGCAACGGCGCGACCTATATCTCCAGCATCATCAATGCCGAACTTCTGAAGTTCGTCAGCCGGTCCGGCGGCGTCGCGGCGCTGCCGGTCGATCTACAGACACGGGCGAAGTACAATCCCAACCTGAACTCTTCGTGGTTCATGGCGGTGATGCAGATCATCAACAACCTGACGATCCTCGCGATCATCCTCAGCGGAGCCGCGGTCATCCGGGAACGCGAGCACGGAACCCTGGAGCACCTTCTGGTGATGCCGGTTGCGTCGGGGGAAATCATGCTGGCCAAGATCTGGGCGAACGGGTTGGTCATCGTCCTGGCGGCGGTGCTGTCGCTGCACTTCGTCGTTCAGGGTCTGCTCGGCGTTCCCATCGTCGGGTCGGTCATCCTGTTTGCGCTTGGTTCCGCCGTCTATCTGTTCGCCGTCACCGCGATGGGCATCACGCTGTCCACCGTCGCGACCACGATGCCCCAGTTCGGGTTGCTGTCCATTCCGGTATTCGTCGTGATGAACCTGCTGTCCGGCGGGGTCACGCCGTTGGAAAGCATGCCGCCGGCGTTGCAGACCGCGGTGCAGGTTCTGCCCTCGACCCATTTCATCAAGTTCGCGCAGGCGGTTCTGTACCGCGGGGCAGGGATCGAGATCGTCTGGCCGGAACTGCTGATGACCGCCGGCATCGGCGGGGCGTTCTTTGCCTTCGGCCTGGCCCGGTTCCGGGCGACGCTGGCCGCCGCCAGATAG
- the rbbA gene encoding ribosome-associated ATPase/putative transporter RbbA, protein MTAPADPAAVLNGVTHRYGAVAALDDVSVSIPAGRMVGLIGPDGVGKSTFLALIAGVRRLQTGTVTALGGSMGDQRHRDAVCPRIAYMPQGLGRNLYPTLSVFENIDFFGRLYGQSEHERRTRIAHLLQSTGLDPFADRPAGKLSGGMKQKLSLCCALIHDPDLLILDEPTTGVDPLSRQQFWKLIDRIRARRPGMSVITATAYMSEAERFDDLIAMNAGRILAVGAPDTLMAAAGADTLEAAFIALLPEEDRRGHRAVTLPPRPPQDGPPAIEAQDLTMRFGNFTAVDNVSFRIEPGEIFGFLGSNGCGKTTTMKMLTGLLTASEGEARLFGKSVGSDGMAMRRRVGYMSQSFSLYSELSVRQNLFLHADLFHIKGDRRRARVDELIDRFDLRDVADATPGSLPLGVRQRLQLAVAVLHEPEMLILDEPTSGVDPIARDAFWELLIELSRKDGVTIFISTHFMNEAERCDRISLMHAGKVLAQGTPDGLRAQRNAPSLEAAFIGFLADAGAEDASAGRGLALPATAAPHDAGSNWIFAARIWAFARREAMEILRDPIRLTFALAGPIVLMLAMGFGITFDVENLSYAALDQDQSRESRMFLNAMSSSRYFDERPPIADFAELDRRMKAGDISLAVVIPPGYGRDLLAGRTPQIGAWLDGSNTTRAETGRGYVQGVLYAHLADVSMQETAVVPRYYPATVEPRFRYNQAFRSQYAIPPGVLMMLLIMIPAMLTALGVVREKEMGSILNLYAAPARKIEFLLGKQLPYVGVALVSFISLVTLMLTVFGIGMPGGVLALVSGAVLYAMAATAFGLVVSTFVRSQIAAIFATAIIVTIPTVNFSGMMYPVSTLEGGAAIIGKVFPALYFQKISAGVFNKGLDIAVLYPNHLILAGFCLLFLGIATALLRKQEA, encoded by the coding sequence ATGACGGCGCCGGCCGATCCGGCCGCCGTCCTGAACGGCGTCACGCACCGCTATGGGGCGGTGGCGGCCCTTGACGATGTGTCGGTTTCGATCCCCGCCGGCCGGATGGTTGGCCTGATCGGGCCGGACGGTGTCGGCAAGTCGACGTTTCTGGCGCTGATCGCCGGGGTGCGCCGCCTGCAAACGGGCACCGTCACGGCGCTTGGCGGATCGATGGGCGACCAGAGGCACCGCGACGCGGTCTGCCCGCGCATCGCCTACATGCCGCAGGGGTTGGGCCGCAATCTCTACCCGACGCTTTCGGTCTTTGAAAACATCGATTTCTTCGGACGGCTTTACGGCCAGTCGGAACACGAACGCCGCACACGCATCGCCCACCTGCTGCAAAGCACCGGACTTGACCCGTTCGCGGACCGTCCCGCGGGCAAGCTGTCCGGCGGCATGAAACAGAAACTCTCCCTGTGTTGCGCGTTGATCCATGACCCCGATTTGCTGATCCTCGACGAACCGACAACCGGCGTCGACCCGTTGTCGCGTCAGCAGTTCTGGAAACTGATCGACCGCATCCGTGCGCGCCGTCCGGGCATGAGCGTGATCACCGCGACCGCCTATATGTCGGAGGCCGAGCGGTTCGACGATCTGATCGCCATGAATGCCGGAAGGATCCTTGCCGTCGGCGCGCCGGACACCCTGATGGCCGCCGCCGGCGCCGATACGTTGGAAGCCGCGTTCATTGCCCTTCTGCCCGAAGAAGACCGGCGCGGACATCGGGCGGTCACCCTGCCGCCACGCCCCCCGCAGGACGGCCCGCCCGCCATCGAGGCACAGGACCTGACCATGCGCTTCGGCAATTTCACGGCCGTCGACAATGTCAGTTTCCGCATTGAACCAGGCGAGATTTTCGGATTTCTCGGATCGAACGGCTGCGGCAAGACCACGACCATGAAGATGCTGACCGGCCTGCTGACCGCGAGCGAAGGCGAGGCCCGGTTGTTCGGGAAATCGGTCGGCAGCGACGGCATGGCGATGCGCCGGCGCGTCGGCTACATGTCGCAATCCTTTTCGCTTTATTCCGAACTTTCGGTGCGCCAGAATCTGTTCCTGCATGCGGACCTGTTCCACATCAAGGGTGATCGCCGCCGGGCCCGTGTCGACGAACTGATCGACCGCTTCGACTTGCGCGACGTGGCCGACGCCACGCCCGGAAGCCTGCCGCTGGGCGTGCGCCAGCGTCTGCAATTGGCCGTCGCGGTGCTGCATGAACCGGAAATGCTGATCCTTGACGAACCGACCTCGGGCGTCGATCCGATCGCGCGTGACGCGTTCTGGGAATTGCTGATCGAATTGTCGCGCAAGGACGGGGTGACGATCTTCATCTCCACCCATTTCATGAACGAAGCGGAGCGTTGCGACCGTATTTCGCTGATGCACGCCGGAAAGGTTCTGGCGCAGGGGACACCCGACGGTCTGCGCGCGCAGCGAAACGCTCCCTCGCTTGAGGCGGCGTTCATCGGATTTCTGGCGGACGCCGGCGCGGAAGACGCCTCCGCCGGGCGCGGGCTGGCCCTTCCGGCAACGGCGGCGCCGCACGATGCGGGTTCCAACTGGATCTTCGCCGCCCGCATCTGGGCGTTCGCGCGGCGCGAGGCCATGGAAATCCTGCGCGACCCAATTCGACTGACCTTTGCCCTGGCCGGCCCGATCGTCCTGATGCTGGCGATGGGGTTCGGCATTACGTTCGATGTCGAAAACCTGTCCTACGCCGCCCTGGATCAGGACCAGTCCCGCGAAAGCCGCATGTTTCTCAACGCGATGTCGAGTTCGCGCTATTTCGACGAACGGCCCCCGATTGCCGATTTCGCCGAATTGGACCGCCGGATGAAGGCGGGCGACATCTCTCTCGCCGTTGTCATTCCTCCTGGGTATGGCCGCGATCTCCTGGCGGGCCGCACCCCGCAAATCGGTGCCTGGCTGGACGGATCGAACACCACGCGGGCGGAAACGGGGCGCGGCTACGTGCAGGGCGTGCTGTATGCCCATCTGGCCGATGTGTCGATGCAGGAAACCGCCGTGGTTCCCCGCTACTACCCGGCAACGGTCGAACCTCGGTTTCGTTATAATCAGGCATTCCGGTCGCAATACGCGATTCCGCCGGGCGTTCTGATGATGTTGCTGATCATGATTCCCGCCATGCTGACGGCGCTCGGCGTCGTGCGGGAAAAGGAAATGGGATCGATCCTCAATCTCTATGCCGCCCCGGCCCGGAAAATAGAATTCCTGCTTGGCAAGCAACTGCCCTATGTCGGTGTCGCGCTGGTCAGTTTCATCAGCCTTGTGACGCTGATGCTGACGGTGTTCGGCATCGGTATGCCGGGCGGCGTTCTTGCCCTGGTGTCGGGCGCGGTGCTTTATGCGATGGCGGCCACGGCCTTCGGTCTCGTCGTGTCGACCTTTGTCCGCTCGCAGATCGCCGCGATCTTCGCGACGGCGATTATCGTCACGATCCCGACGGTCAATTTTTCCGGGATGATGTATCCGGTGTCGACGCTGGAAGGGGGGGCGGCGATCATCGGAAAGGTCTTTCCGGCGCTCTATTTTCAGAAAATCAGCGCCGGCGTTTTCAACAAGGGGCTCGACATCGCGGTTCTATATCCCAACCACCTGATTCTGGCCGGGTTCTGTCTCCTTTTTTTGGGGATCGCGACGGCGTTGCTGCGCAAGCAGGAGGCCTGA
- a CDS encoding HlyD family efflux transporter periplasmic adaptor subunit: MNSRKILIAGAVIVAVAIGGGFFWWQQHQSDLPEGFSRANGRIEAKRVDVALKFGGRIAEVLVEEGQMVAAGAVVARVDASELEAEVRAAEAATRQAVQELAQAKALFSQREGELALAKSELKRTELLAKRGFATGEILDQRRSQEITASAALNTARAQIASAEAAIEASEAKTAALKANLADHTLIAPRRGRVQYRLAEPGEILAAGGKVVTLLDLTDVYMDVYLPTDDAGRLRFGAEARLILDAAPQYVIPATVTFVASEAQFTPKYVETKSEREKLTFRVKLQIPAEVLGKYQDVVKTGVPGVAIVRVSPAVEWPGTLAVNLP; encoded by the coding sequence ATGAATTCTAGAAAAATCCTGATAGCCGGCGCGGTGATTGTCGCCGTCGCAATTGGCGGTGGTTTCTTCTGGTGGCAGCAACACCAAAGCGATCTGCCCGAAGGGTTCAGCCGCGCCAATGGGCGGATCGAGGCGAAGCGGGTCGATGTCGCGCTGAAATTCGGCGGGCGGATCGCCGAGGTTCTGGTCGAAGAGGGGCAGATGGTTGCCGCCGGGGCCGTGGTCGCGCGTGTCGATGCGTCCGAGCTTGAGGCGGAGGTTCGCGCCGCCGAGGCGGCAACCCGGCAGGCGGTTCAGGAACTGGCGCAAGCCAAGGCCCTGTTCTCCCAGCGGGAAGGGGAACTGGCGCTCGCCAAATCCGAACTGAAGCGAACGGAGCTGCTGGCCAAACGTGGATTTGCGACGGGGGAAATACTGGACCAGCGCCGTTCCCAGGAAATCACCGCCTCCGCGGCCCTCAACACCGCCCGCGCGCAGATCGCCTCGGCAGAGGCGGCGATTGAGGCATCGGAAGCCAAGACCGCCGCCCTGAAGGCGAATCTCGCCGACCATACCCTGATCGCGCCACGGCGCGGGCGGGTGCAATACCGCCTGGCGGAGCCCGGGGAAATCCTCGCCGCCGGCGGCAAGGTCGTCACCTTGCTCGACCTGACGGACGTCTACATGGATGTCTATCTGCCCACGGACGACGCGGGCCGCCTGCGCTTTGGCGCCGAAGCACGGCTTATTCTTGATGCCGCCCCGCAATACGTGATCCCGGCGACGGTAACCTTCGTCGCGTCCGAGGCGCAGTTCACGCCAAAATACGTCGAGACCAAGAGCGAACGCGAGAAACTGACGTTCCGCGTGAAGTTGCAGATCCCGGCGGAGGTTCTCGGCAAGTATCAGGACGTCGTGAAAACCGGTGTGCCCGGGGTGGCGATTGTCCGCGTTTCGCCGGCGGTGGAATGGCCGGGGACGCTGGCCGTGAACCTGCCTTGA